Proteins from a genomic interval of Clostridium scatologenes:
- a CDS encoding DMT family transporter gives MKTQKIKSNLLLLLTACIWGFAFVAQRVGGKYIGAFTFNGIRFALGSISLIPLILFYNNQGEKHEHAKEFKNAFLPGIAAGIFIFLGSSFQQIGIMHTTAGKAAFITGLYIVVVPIFGIFLKQYISINTWIGALIAVAGLYFLCITDEFSIAYGDFLELICAFFFAVQILLIDNFAKKVDNLKLAFLQFATCSILSLICALFVEKIAISSIIMAIVPILYGGILSSGVAYTLQIVAQKNAEPSEAAIIMSMESVFGSIGGFLILNENLGTRGILGCVLMFTGMLLAQIRIGKISNFISNFTNKKFKNKNSMS, from the coding sequence GTGAAAACACAAAAAATTAAATCAAATTTATTACTTTTACTTACAGCTTGCATATGGGGGTTTGCATTTGTTGCTCAAAGAGTTGGAGGAAAATATATAGGAGCTTTTACTTTTAATGGTATAAGATTTGCACTTGGAAGTATATCTTTAATTCCACTTATTCTTTTTTATAATAATCAGGGTGAGAAACATGAACATGCTAAGGAGTTTAAAAATGCATTTTTACCAGGAATTGCTGCAGGAATCTTTATATTTTTAGGATCATCATTTCAACAAATTGGAATAATGCATACTACAGCAGGAAAAGCTGCTTTTATAACTGGTTTATATATTGTGGTTGTACCTATTTTTGGTATATTTTTAAAACAATATATTAGTATTAATACTTGGATTGGTGCTTTAATTGCTGTTGCGGGATTATACTTTTTATGTATAACGGATGAATTTTCGATAGCATATGGTGATTTTCTAGAGCTTATATGTGCTTTTTTCTTTGCAGTTCAGATACTTTTGATAGATAATTTTGCTAAAAAGGTTGATAACTTAAAATTAGCATTCCTTCAATTTGCTACATGTTCAATACTTAGTTTAATATGTGCTTTATTTGTAGAAAAAATAGCTATAAGTTCAATTATTATGGCCATTGTACCTATTTTATATGGTGGTATCCTTTCATCTGGGGTTGCATATACGCTTCAAATTGTAGCTCAAAAAAATGCTGAACCATCAGAGGCGGCTATTATAATGAGTATGGAATCAGTATTTGGAAGTATAGGTGGTTTTCTAATTTTAAATGAAAACCTTGGAACCAGAGGAATCTTGGGATGTGTGCTTATGTTTACAGGTATGCTTTTAGCACAGATTCGCATTGGAAAAATTAGCAATTTTATTTCTAATTTTACAAACAAAAAGTTTAAAAATAAAAATAGTATGTCATAA
- the larE gene encoding ATP-dependent sacrificial sulfur transferase LarE: MINNDKYKELIKYIKGLGKVVLAFSGGVDSTFLLKVSKEALGDNVKAVTILSPYIPKWEIEEAKELVKELGVKHEIIEAPIIDSIRYNPEDRCYLCKTAVFSMILNAAKEQGYDYVIDGTNFDDISDYRPGLRALKELEVKSPLLECKLTKAEIRAFSKELKLNTWDKPPYACLLTRIPYGNELKEEDFVKIENAEKYMMSIGFRAIRVRCHGDLARIEVSRNDRSKLFDEELLDTIANKIKEFGFKYVTLDLQGYRVGSFNETIGK, translated from the coding sequence ATGATAAATAATGATAAGTATAAAGAACTAATAAAATATATTAAAGGACTAGGAAAAGTAGTTTTAGCATTTTCAGGTGGGGTGGATAGCACATTTTTGCTTAAAGTATCTAAAGAAGCATTAGGTGATAATGTAAAAGCAGTGACAATTTTATCTCCATATATCCCAAAGTGGGAAATAGAAGAAGCAAAGGAACTGGTTAAAGAATTAGGTGTTAAGCATGAGATTATAGAAGCTCCAATCATTGATTCTATTAGATATAATCCAGAAGATAGATGTTATCTTTGTAAAACAGCAGTATTTAGTATGATATTAAATGCAGCTAAAGAGCAAGGATATGATTATGTAATTGATGGAACAAATTTTGATGATATAAGTGATTATAGACCAGGCCTTAGAGCATTAAAGGAATTAGAAGTAAAAAGTCCACTTTTAGAATGTAAATTGACAAAAGCGGAAATAAGAGCTTTTTCTAAAGAATTAAAGCTTAATACTTGGGATAAGCCACCATATGCGTGTCTTTTAACAAGAATACCTTATGGTAATGAATTAAAAGAAGAAGATTTTGTGAAAATTGAAAATGCAGAAAAGTATATGATGAGCATAGGATTTAGAGCTATTAGAGTGAGATGTCACGGAGATTTAGCAAGAATTGAAGTAAGTAGAAATGATAGAAGTAAATTATTTGATGAAGAACTTTTAGATACTATTGCAAATAAAATAAAAGAATTTGGATTTAAATATGTAACATTGGATTTGCAAGGTTATAGAGTAGGAAGCTTTAATGAAACTATTGGAAAATAA
- a CDS encoding 4Fe-4S double cluster binding domain-containing protein, with protein sequence MLEENIRKILNNFMIDYYGVADISEYESEIVKYGGEFVAGYPRAISMGIVFPSTIVDHLNESNNIVKIEYNHCYEIINNRLDNVASIISSYINKEGYRALPISAAERVNSDYINAAFSHKLAARLAGHGWIGKNCLLITPDHGPRVRWITVLTDAPLNASGEKMEQRCGSCMACVEICPTKSLCGRNYKEGEEREERFDVKKCDIYFNEMKNNEEVPVCGMCLYVCPYGRKKIHS encoded by the coding sequence ATGCTTGAAGAAAATATAAGAAAAATATTAAACAATTTTATGATTGACTATTATGGAGTTGCAGATATAAGTGAATATGAAAGTGAAATTGTTAAATATGGTGGAGAGTTTGTAGCTGGTTATCCAAGAGCTATTTCAATGGGAATTGTATTTCCCTCTACTATTGTTGATCACTTAAATGAGTCTAATAATATTGTAAAAATAGAATATAATCATTGTTATGAAATTATAAATAATAGGTTGGATAATGTAGCTTCAATAATAAGCTCATATATAAATAAGGAAGGATACAGAGCACTTCCAATATCTGCAGCAGAAAGAGTAAATAGTGATTATATAAACGCAGCATTTTCACATAAGCTTGCAGCAAGGTTAGCTGGACACGGATGGATAGGCAAGAATTGCCTGTTAATAACGCCTGATCATGGACCAAGGGTAAGATGGATAACTGTATTAACGGATGCGCCTTTAAATGCTTCAGGAGAAAAAATGGAACAAAGATGTGGAAGCTGTATGGCTTGTGTAGAAATATGTCCCACTAAGTCACTGTGTGGTAGAAATTACAAAGAAGGCGAAGAACGAGAAGAGAGATTTGATGTGAAAAAATGTGATATATATTTTAATGAAATGAAAAATAATGAAGAAGTTCCTGTATGTGGTATGTGCTTGTATGTATGTCCTTATGGAAGAAAAAAAATTCATTCATAA